A DNA window from Pyxicephalus adspersus unplaced genomic scaffold, UCB_Pads_2.0 Sca467, whole genome shotgun sequence contains the following coding sequences:
- the LOC140345063 gene encoding uncharacterized protein translates to MLESRIEIQRHYDSLFNALNNKMTSFFEELNNFASSSRGNAPCEQKRQKLQELCSVYEVLQKDLSEVSQAAQGVKQSTSPTGVARIQEALDMQQSKMRGNLARLDYLKEAVEQPPLQSKSQKKKPKKEKKKKTGQDVQSTFKSLFEPVSPTAEPSVETSGKVEVESSVPPDVELASPAPKPAEELCLKPVPPTAETSVETPVKVSVESSVQPGVELASPAPKPSVHLELSVQPSVQSADKLWLKPSASCKEILALDLAVKPAPEQSVQLTRELSLHTVADSSVQYAEFAEELPQERVVQTVAEEITHPAAKLSVVPMVQSSLQPAVEPPEVLTANTAEEPSAQPQTDSSAQLSADPSIQISVQKLEEPSVESGAGPIASETTVQPLEEASFPLDARGFIQLAEEPSVQSAATSGVPVEPSAKTLTHPVIDLVIQQSSEASLQPLGEPSLSTLTDPSVPPAVSVSGSPAVEHALQPLAQHAPEPSMQSVEDLSLQSSVENKDQSLMVPSSVVEPLAGPSDVAMQDKIQTVKVSERGADNRSPPATVSNALLQTEQGPEVLAAQKAVEGSVRDSDKENQSQPDLKVSALPDKPIEQPLVYPSKTRSIKEKEVSKGRKKKKQIAVTYTLDKQVVNGVTSPVEKTITMDHNREFSQSILDVQQQMAAMLKAKFA, encoded by the exons ATGCTGGAAAGCCGTATTGAAATACAGCGCCACTATGACAGTCTCTTCAATGCCCTGAATAACAAAATGACAAGTTTTTTTGAAGAGCTTAATAATTTTGCCAGCTCATCACGAGGAAACGCACCGTGCGAACAGAAGAGGCAGAAATTACAG GAGCTGTGCAGTGTATATGAAGTCTTACAGAAGGATCTATCTGAGGTGTCTCAGGCGGCACAAGGTGTAAAGCAGAGCACATCTCCCACCGGAGTTGCACGAATTCAGGAGGCTTTGGACATGCAACAAAGCAAAATGAGAGGCAATTTAGCACGTCTTGACTATCTGAAGGAAGCAGTTGAACAACCACCTCTGCAGagtaaaagccagaaaaagaaacctaagaaagagaagaagaaaaaaacaggacagGATGTGCAATCtacatttaaatcattatttGAACCAGTGTCACCAACAGCGGAGCCTTCAGTGGAAACTTCTGGAAAGGTTGAGGTAGAATCTTCAGTGCCCCCAGATGTGGAGTTAGCATCACCTGCACCAAAACCTGCAGAGGAACTTTGTTTAAAACCTGTGCCCCCTACAGCAGAGACTTCAGTGGAAACCCCTGTAAAGGTTTCAGTAGAGTCTTCAGTGCAGCCCGGTGTAGAGTTGGCATCACCTGCACCAAAACCTTCAGTACATCTTGAGTTGTCAGTGCAACCTTCAGTCCAGTCCGCAGACAAGCTGTGGTTAAAACCTTCAGCATCTTGTAAAGAAATCCTAGCACTAGATCTTGCAGTTAAACCTGCACCAGAGCAATCAGTGCAGCTCACAAGAGAGCTTTCACTGCACACAGTAGCAGATTCTTCAGTGCAATATGCAGAGTTTGCAGAGGAGCTTCCACAAGAGCGTGTAGTGCAAACTGTAGCAGAGGAAATTACTCATCCTGCTGCTAAGTTGTCTGTGGTTCCCATGGTCCAAAGTTCATTGCAGCCTGCAGTTGAGCCTCCAGAAGTGCTTACTGCAAACACTGCAGAAGAACCCTCAGCACAGCCGCAGACAGATTCTTCTGCACAGCTTTCAGCAGACCCTTCCATTCAGATTTCAGTGCAGAAATTAGAGGAACCTTCTGTTGAGTCTGGTGCAGGACCCATAGCATCAGAGACTACTGTTCAACCTTTAGAGGAAGCTTCTTTCCCTCTTGATGCAAGAGGATTTATTCAACTTGCAGAAGAGCCTTCTGTTCAATCTGCTGCAACATCTGGAGTGCCAGTAGAACCTTCAGCAAAAACTTTAACACATCCTGTAATAGATCTTGTCATCCAACAATCATCAGAAGCTTCCCTGCAACCTTTAGGTGAACCATCTCTGTCCACTCTAACAGACCCATCAGTACCACCTGCAGTTAGCGTTTCAGGGTCACCTGCAGTGGAGCATGCACTACAACCTTTAGCACAACATGCTCCAGAACCTTCAATGCAAAGTGTGGAGGATCTTTCTTTACAGTCTTCAGTGGAAAATAAAGATCAGTCTTTAATGGTTCCTTCTAGTGTAGTAGAACCCCTAGCCGGTCCTTCAGATGTAGCTATGCAGGAcaaaatacagacagtaaaagTTTCAGAGCGAGGTGCAGATAACCGTTCACCACCAGCAACTGTGTCCAATGCTTTGCTGCAGACAGAACAAGGTCCAGAGGTACTTGCAGCCCAGAAAGCAGTGGAGGGTTCAGTAAGAGATTCAGATAAAGAAAACCAATCTCAGCCTGATCTAAAGGTGTCTGCACTTCCTGACAAACCTATAGAACAGCCCCTGGTGTATCCTAGCAAGACCAGGAGCatcaaagaaaaagaagtttccaaaggaagaaaaaagaaaaag CAGATTGCTGTTACATACACTCTGGACAAGCAAGTAGTGAATGGAGTCACTTCACCAGTAGAAAAGACTATCACCATGGATCACAATAGAGag